In the genome of Azospirillum thermophilum, one region contains:
- a CDS encoding SDR family NAD(P)-dependent oxidoreductase — protein sequence MTIPTPSYNPMDLTGRRILVTGASAGIGRATAVVLARLGARLLLNGRDAGRLEETAGRLEGQGHAVAPFDLSDLEAVPGWVKQQAADGPFDGIAHCAGIQTLRPIRIFSAGFFDEVMHANLGSALALARGLRQKGCHAERAAMVLISSTAATAASPGNVVYAASKGGIIAATKGLAVELLSDGIRVNCVVPSIVETELIERGKQKLTGEQYEHLRRLQPMGFGHPDDIAHMIAYLLADTSRWMTGSIVTVDGGRTA from the coding sequence ATGACCATCCCGACCCCCTCCTACAACCCCATGGACCTGACCGGCCGCCGCATCCTGGTGACCGGGGCGTCGGCCGGAATCGGCCGGGCGACGGCGGTGGTGCTGGCCAGGCTGGGGGCGCGGCTGCTGCTGAACGGCCGCGACGCCGGCCGGCTGGAGGAGACCGCCGGGCGGCTGGAGGGGCAGGGCCATGCGGTCGCCCCCTTCGACCTGTCGGATCTGGAGGCGGTGCCCGGCTGGGTGAAGCAGCAGGCGGCGGACGGCCCCTTCGACGGCATCGCGCACTGCGCCGGCATCCAGACGCTGCGGCCGATCCGCATCTTCTCGGCCGGCTTCTTCGACGAGGTGATGCACGCCAACCTGGGCAGCGCCCTCGCGCTCGCCCGCGGGCTGCGGCAGAAGGGATGCCATGCCGAGCGGGCGGCGATGGTGCTGATCTCCTCCACCGCCGCGACGGCGGCCTCGCCCGGCAACGTCGTCTATGCCGCCAGCAAGGGCGGCATCATCGCCGCCACCAAGGGGCTGGCGGTGGAGCTGCTGAGCGACGGCATCCGCGTCAACTGCGTCGTCCCCTCCATCGTCGAGACCGAACTGATCGAGCGCGGCAAGCAGAAGCTGACCGGGGAGCAGTACGAGCATCTGCGCCGGCTGCAGCCCATGGGCTTCGGCCATCCCGACGACATCGCCCACATGATCGCCTACCTGCTGGCCGACACCAGCCGCTGGATGACCGGCTCCATCGTCACCGTGGACGGCGGCCGCACGGCATGA
- a CDS encoding GNAT family N-acetyltransferase: MSSLSFIVPTEEHAQLILDWRTRPDIASQMLTEVPYDVERQKAWLRRCAGRTDYVHRLLCVDGVPVGHVSITVTEPAWKIATIGVLTGERAGRMGAAPLNFAYMLNHVFFTMGLRKVVNHILGTNSPRLLKGQPMLGYRPVGVLSRQVVKDGREIDLHIFEMLAEDWRTVRGRFAIYEDMDGRRWE, translated from the coding sequence ATGAGCAGCCTCAGCTTCATCGTGCCGACGGAGGAGCATGCGCAGCTCATTCTCGACTGGCGCACGCGGCCCGACATCGCCAGCCAGATGCTGACCGAGGTGCCCTACGACGTCGAGCGGCAGAAGGCCTGGCTGCGCCGCTGCGCCGGGCGCACCGACTATGTCCACCGGCTGCTGTGCGTCGACGGGGTGCCGGTCGGCCATGTCTCCATCACCGTGACCGAGCCCGCCTGGAAGATCGCCACCATCGGCGTGCTGACCGGCGAGCGGGCGGGGCGCATGGGGGCCGCCCCGCTGAACTTCGCCTACATGCTGAACCACGTCTTCTTCACCATGGGGCTGCGCAAGGTGGTGAACCACATCCTGGGCACCAACAGCCCCCGCCTGCTGAAGGGCCAGCCCATGCTGGGCTACCGCCCGGTCGGCGTGCTGTCGCGCCAGGTGGTGAAGGATGGGCGGGAGATCGACCTGCACATCTTCGAAATGCTGGCCGAGGACTGGCGTACCGTGCGCGGCCGCTTCGCCATCTACGAAGACATGGACGGGCGGCGCTGGGAGTGA
- a CDS encoding 3-oxoacyl-ACP synthase III family protein, translating to MKATIDGVRIAGLRAVVPRQRHSFVEDPGLFTREEAKKLAATIGVQERRILPRPYCASDLCVAAAEGLLAQLDWDPSTVEVLVFVSQDADYVLPSTACIIQKRLGLPTSTAAFDVPLGCSGYVYGLWIAARLLGGSSATRALVLCGDNSSRYLHPEDRATLPLFGDAGSATALEVDAGAPPIPLVIGTDGSGAPHIFVKAGGKRDCLIPPAVSCGEPPRSAEDEARLERDARLTLNGAEVFSFTLRAVPPLLREAMEHAGTTVEGIDWFVLHQANRFMLEHLRKRVQIPAGKFVIDMERYGNTSSASIPLALCSSLGDSLAGGRRKVLMAGFGVGWSWGAMVADIGPVPTPQVAELPDDWPVLAVG from the coding sequence ATGAAAGCGACCATCGACGGTGTCCGGATCGCCGGCCTGCGCGCGGTGGTGCCGCGGCAGCGCCATTCCTTCGTCGAGGATCCCGGCCTCTTCACCCGGGAGGAGGCGAAGAAGCTCGCCGCCACCATCGGCGTGCAGGAGCGCCGAATCCTGCCGCGGCCCTACTGCGCGTCGGACCTGTGCGTCGCCGCGGCGGAGGGGCTGCTGGCGCAGCTCGACTGGGATCCGTCGACGGTCGAGGTGCTGGTCTTCGTCTCGCAGGACGCCGACTACGTCCTGCCCTCCACCGCCTGCATCATCCAGAAGCGGCTGGGGCTGCCGACCAGCACGGCGGCCTTCGACGTGCCGCTCGGCTGCTCGGGCTATGTCTACGGCCTGTGGATCGCCGCCCGGCTGCTCGGCGGGTCGAGCGCGACGCGGGCGCTGGTGCTGTGCGGCGACAATTCCAGCCGCTACCTGCATCCGGAGGACCGCGCCACCCTGCCGCTGTTCGGCGACGCCGGCTCCGCCACGGCGCTGGAGGTCGACGCCGGGGCTCCGCCCATTCCGCTGGTGATCGGCACCGACGGCAGCGGCGCGCCGCACATCTTCGTGAAGGCCGGCGGCAAGCGCGACTGCCTGATCCCGCCCGCCGTCTCCTGCGGCGAGCCCCCCCGCAGCGCCGAGGACGAGGCGCGGCTGGAGCGCGACGCCCGGCTGACGCTGAACGGGGCGGAGGTCTTCTCCTTCACGCTGCGCGCCGTGCCGCCGCTGCTGCGCGAGGCGATGGAGCATGCCGGCACGACGGTCGAGGGCATCGACTGGTTCGTCCTGCACCAGGCCAACCGCTTCATGCTGGAGCATCTGCGCAAGCGCGTGCAGATCCCGGCCGGGAAATTCGTCATCGACATGGAGCGCTACGGCAACACCAGCTCCGCCTCGATCCCGCTGGCGCTGTGCAGCAGCCTGGGCGACAGCCTGGCCGGCGGCCGGCGCAAGGTGCTGATGGCCGGCTTCGGCGTCGGCTGGTCCTGGGGCGCCATGGTCGCCGACATCGGCCCGGTCCCGACGCCGCAGGTCGCCGAGCTGCCGGACGACTGGCCGGTGCTGGCGGTGGGGTGA